The Bernardetia litoralis DSM 6794 genome includes a window with the following:
- a CDS encoding response regulator — protein MAKAKKTKAILCVDNDHIILGSLKIQLMQEFNDDFIIETAESGDEALEILDFLTERNINTLVVITDWLMPEMKGDELLVEINKQFPKVAKIMLSGQAEDEAIQHAFKEGNLQFFLSKPWDKKELIDKIYKSVEIMS, from the coding sequence ATGGCAAAAGCAAAAAAAACAAAAGCAATTTTATGTGTAGATAATGACCACATCATTTTGGGGAGTCTAAAAATTCAGTTGATGCAAGAGTTTAATGATGATTTTATCATTGAAACAGCAGAAAGTGGGGACGAAGCACTAGAAATTCTTGATTTTCTAACAGAAAGAAATATCAATACACTTGTAGTAATTACTGACTGGTTGATGCCCGAAATGAAAGGCGACGAACTTTTAGTAGAAATCAACAAGCAATTTCCTAAAGTAGCTAAAATAATGCTTTCTGGTCAAGCAGAAGATGAAGCTATTCAACACGCATTTAAAGAAGGAAATCTGCAATTTTTCCTTTCTAAACCATGGGACAAAAAAGAACTTATTGACAAAATTTATAAATCAGTAGAAATAATGTCATAA
- a CDS encoding GAF domain-containing sensor histidine kinase: MTPPPLPTNENERLEALLRYEVMDTEAEKEFDDLVKLASQICESEISLVSLIDSERQWFKAKVGLDASETPRNLAFCAHAILQDDIFEVENALEDERFRNNPFVADKEGLKIRFYAGMPLKNPDGLNLGTLCVIDTIPKKLSEAQKFALKTLGNQVVTQLELRLKFRDLQEEMRKVQIAQKQLIETEKMATLGQLAANIAHEINTPLGAIRSSADSSTVMMNELLPRLTKFLQNLSQEESIAFNSLIQYSANTKSNFSSREKRAIKYDLVAKFEELNIDDANILADFIVELEIYDNPKIYQPLLNSQNPSYAFKLAHELSSIAKNNKTIKLATDKASKIIFALKNFSRQDQTGEKAIIYLNQGLEDTITLYQNQLKRGVDLQLSFEEIPKFLGYPDELIQVWTNLIHNAIQAMKNKGELMISTEIITNLDNKKVLISVTDTGAGIPKNIQNKIFDVFFTTKREGEGSGLGLDITKKIIEKHNGKIWFKTQIGKGTTFFVELPL; the protein is encoded by the coding sequence ATGACTCCCCCCCCTTTACCTACTAATGAAAATGAACGATTAGAAGCTCTGCTACGCTATGAAGTAATGGATACGGAAGCTGAAAAAGAATTTGATGACTTGGTAAAATTAGCTTCTCAAATCTGTGAATCTGAAATTTCTTTAGTTTCTTTAATAGATTCTGAACGTCAATGGTTTAAAGCAAAAGTAGGATTAGATGCCTCTGAAACACCTAGAAATTTAGCATTTTGTGCGCATGCAATTCTACAAGATGATATTTTTGAAGTTGAGAATGCTCTTGAAGATGAACGCTTTCGTAATAATCCTTTTGTAGCTGATAAAGAGGGATTAAAGATTCGATTTTATGCTGGAATGCCTCTCAAGAATCCTGATGGGTTAAACCTTGGAACACTTTGTGTAATTGATACTATCCCTAAAAAACTATCAGAAGCCCAAAAGTTTGCCTTAAAAACGCTAGGTAATCAAGTTGTTACACAGTTGGAATTACGTTTGAAATTCAGAGATTTGCAAGAAGAAATGCGTAAAGTACAGATTGCTCAAAAACAGCTCATCGAAACAGAAAAAATGGCTACTCTAGGACAACTAGCTGCAAATATAGCGCATGAGATAAATACTCCTTTGGGAGCAATTCGTTCTTCAGCTGATAGTTCAACAGTTATGATGAATGAACTTTTGCCACGTCTTACAAAATTTTTACAAAATTTATCTCAAGAGGAATCAATAGCTTTTAATAGCTTGATACAATATTCAGCAAATACTAAAAGTAATTTTTCTTCCAGAGAAAAGAGAGCAATAAAGTATGATTTAGTAGCAAAATTTGAAGAATTAAATATTGATGATGCAAATATATTAGCTGATTTTATAGTAGAATTAGAAATTTATGATAATCCAAAAATTTATCAGCCTTTATTGAATAGTCAAAACCCTTCTTATGCCTTCAAACTTGCACATGAGTTGTCTAGTATTGCAAAAAATAATAAAACGATAAAATTAGCTACAGATAAGGCTTCTAAAATTATCTTTGCACTCAAAAATTTTTCTCGTCAAGACCAGACAGGAGAAAAAGCAATTATTTATCTCAATCAAGGTCTAGAAGATACAATCACGCTTTATCAAAATCAACTCAAACGTGGAGTAGATTTACAACTTTCATTTGAAGAAATTCCTAAATTTTTGGGTTATCCTGATGAACTAATACAAGTTTGGACAAATCTAATTCATAATGCTATTCAAGCAATGAAAAATAAAGGGGAATTAATGATTTCTACAGAAATAATTACGAATTTAGATAACAAAAAAGTTCTAATTTCCGTAACAGATACAGGTGCAGGCATTCCAAAAAACATACAAAACAAAATATTTGATGTTTTCTTTACTACAAAAAGAGAAGGTGAAGGAAGCGGATTAGGATTGGATATTACAAAAAAAATCATAGAAAAACACAATGGAAAAATTTGGTTCAAAACTCAAATAGGTAAAGGAACTACTTTTTTTGTAGAATTACCACTATAA
- the thrA gene encoding bifunctional aspartate kinase/homoserine dehydrogenase I has product MIVLKFGGTSVSSKSNLEQIATILSAKTENFIVVVSAFSGITNKLEQIANLSLHGNHSILLEEFRNFHFEFIKELVSEFHQIELFVEVQQKCNQLEAICESVGTLKELSDRTRATILSFGESLSSIIVQKYLSVNTKNSIKVNLLDSKKIISTTTNESKDYLNAHLDLEKTTRNILAIVGVPTNDIQNKNYIAAGFVAHNQKGETVTLGRGGSDFSAAIYANTIDATRLEIWSDVNGMQSANPRKVQATQSLQKLSYKEAFEMAYFGAKVLYPPSILPVMDKNIPLYLKNTFSPEQEGTFISNENKLTENKIQGICSLDEIAIITVSGVGLAKQKGSARRVFQILEEANINIILITQSSSEQSIGIGINQSELQNAEEALNSAFEKEIKRGLMNEVKTIENQCIVAIVGDNMKNAIGLAGKVFGAIGENGINVTAIAQGASERNISIVINKKDEEKALNVIHEKFFASTVKNVHVFIAGIGNVGTEFINILFAQKQKLIEEYQINLKIIGVANSKKMLFNHSSETFEKVEELTKEDVLKFKQKKENKNAKTYSSLNEYFQTIKELNLRNSVFIDNTASDIVSEGYEFLIKNSISVVTCNKIACSSEYSTYLKLNKLAKDRNIYFKYETSVGAALPILKTIYDLRISGDKINQIEAVISGSLNFIFNNYNAENQFADVVLQAKEEGYTEPNPLIDLSGLDVMRKILILSRESGLNKELSDITFNSFLPDECTNSKSVEELFENLKKNENHFKALYQNAHKNGNKLKVVAKMEKGNLSVALKEIPSNSPFYNLEGKDNVVAINTNRYVDEPLVIKGAGAGAAVTASGVFADLMFIMNN; this is encoded by the coding sequence ATGATAGTATTAAAATTTGGAGGAACAAGTGTTTCCTCAAAATCTAATCTTGAACAAATAGCTACTATTCTTTCTGCCAAAACTGAAAATTTCATTGTTGTTGTTTCTGCTTTTTCAGGAATTACCAACAAATTAGAACAAATTGCTAATCTTTCTTTACATGGAAATCATAGCATTTTATTAGAAGAATTCAGAAATTTTCATTTTGAATTTATAAAAGAACTTGTCAGTGAATTCCATCAAATTGAACTTTTTGTAGAGGTACAACAAAAATGCAATCAATTAGAAGCAATTTGTGAAAGTGTAGGTACATTGAAAGAATTATCTGACCGAACAAGAGCAACTATTTTGAGTTTTGGAGAAAGTCTTTCTTCAATTATTGTTCAGAAATATCTTTCTGTCAATACAAAAAATTCTATCAAAGTTAATTTATTAGATAGTAAAAAAATAATCTCAACCACTACAAATGAATCAAAAGATTATCTAAATGCTCATTTAGATTTAGAAAAAACAACTAGAAATATTCTTGCCATTGTTGGTGTCCCCACCAACGACATACAAAATAAAAATTATATTGCAGCAGGTTTTGTAGCACATAATCAAAAAGGCGAAACAGTTACTTTAGGGCGTGGGGGTTCAGATTTTTCGGCTGCTATTTATGCAAATACCATTGATGCAACTCGTTTGGAAATTTGGAGTGATGTAAATGGAATGCAGTCTGCAAATCCTAGAAAAGTACAAGCGACGCAATCCCTACAAAAATTGAGCTATAAAGAGGCTTTTGAAATGGCTTATTTTGGAGCAAAAGTTTTGTATCCACCTTCTATTTTGCCAGTAATGGATAAAAATATTCCATTGTATCTGAAAAATACATTTTCTCCAGAACAAGAAGGTACATTTATTAGCAATGAAAACAAACTTACAGAGAATAAAATTCAAGGAATTTGTTCGCTTGATGAGATTGCAATTATTACAGTTTCAGGAGTTGGTTTGGCAAAACAAAAAGGAAGTGCAAGAAGAGTTTTTCAGATTTTGGAAGAGGCAAATATCAATATAATCTTAATTACGCAAAGCTCATCTGAACAAAGTATAGGAATAGGAATTAATCAATCTGAACTGCAAAACGCTGAAGAAGCCCTTAATTCTGCTTTCGAAAAAGAAATTAAAAGAGGTTTGATGAATGAAGTAAAAACAATAGAAAATCAATGTATCGTGGCTATTGTAGGCGATAACATGAAAAATGCTATTGGGTTGGCAGGAAAGGTTTTTGGGGCAATCGGAGAAAATGGTATAAATGTAACAGCAATAGCACAAGGTGCATCAGAGCGAAATATTTCTATTGTAATCAATAAAAAAGATGAAGAAAAGGCATTAAATGTAATTCATGAAAAATTCTTTGCTTCTACTGTTAAAAATGTTCACGTTTTTATTGCAGGAATTGGAAATGTAGGAACAGAATTTATAAATATTCTATTTGCTCAAAAACAAAAACTCATTGAAGAATATCAAATTAATCTAAAAATCATAGGCGTTGCAAATAGTAAGAAAATGCTTTTCAATCATTCTTCCGAAACTTTCGAAAAAGTAGAAGAATTGACAAAAGAAGACGTTTTGAAATTCAAACAAAAGAAGGAGAATAAGAACGCCAAAACCTATTCTTCTCTAAACGAATACTTCCAAACTATCAAAGAGTTGAATCTTAGAAATAGCGTTTTTATTGATAATACAGCTTCTGATATTGTAAGTGAAGGCTACGAATTTTTGATAAAAAACAGTATTTCGGTAGTTACGTGTAACAAAATTGCGTGTAGTAGTGAGTATTCAACCTATTTAAAACTTAATAAATTAGCGAAGGATAGAAATATTTATTTCAAATATGAAACTTCTGTCGGTGCAGCTCTTCCAATTTTGAAAACGATTTATGACCTCCGAATTAGTGGCGATAAAATCAATCAAATTGAAGCCGTCATTTCGGGTAGTCTGAATTTTATTTTTAATAATTATAATGCAGAAAATCAGTTTGCTGACGTGGTTTTACAAGCAAAAGAAGAGGGTTATACCGAACCAAATCCATTAATTGACCTTTCTGGATTAGATGTAATGCGAAAAATATTAATTCTTTCAAGAGAATCAGGACTGAATAAAGAACTTTCAGATATTACTTTCAATAGCTTTTTACCAGACGAATGTACCAACTCAAAAAGTGTAGAAGAACTCTTTGAAAACCTAAAAAAGAATGAAAATCATTTTAAAGCTCTTTATCAAAATGCTCACAAAAACGGTAATAAATTGAAGGTTGTAGCTAAAATGGAAAAGGGTAATTTATCGGTTGCACTCAAAGAAATTCCCTCAAACAGTCCATTTTATAATTTGGAAGGAAAAGATAATGTAGTAGCAATAAATACAAATCGTTATGTTGATGAGCCTTTAGTAATCAAGGGTGCAGGAGCAGGAGCAGCCGTTACAGCAAGTGGCGTTTTTGCTGATTTGATGTTTATTATGAACAATTAA
- the cysC gene encoding adenylyl-sulfate kinase — MFPCVIWFIGLSGSGKTTLSDALFEKLKQKYSSTLIKKLDGDLLRNGLNNNLGFSLEDRTENIRRSVEVAKLFYETGFVVLASFITPTHQNQQLLTDIFDKKRGALFKIFIDCPLEICEQRDVKGLYKKARTGAIKEFTGISSPFEKPSSSEVDLIIDSSKLTINESIVLILDKLEEKGFLQKKYFTSAINNE, encoded by the coding sequence ATGTTTCCTTGTGTAATTTGGTTTATTGGTCTTTCAGGTTCTGGCAAAACAACACTTTCAGATGCCCTTTTTGAAAAATTAAAACAAAAATACTCTTCTACTTTAATCAAAAAACTAGATGGTGATTTGCTCCGAAATGGACTCAATAACAATCTTGGTTTTTCATTAGAAGATAGAACTGAAAATATTCGTCGGTCAGTTGAGGTTGCTAAACTTTTTTATGAAACTGGTTTTGTTGTTTTGGCTTCCTTTATTACTCCTACCCATCAAAATCAGCAACTACTTACTGATATTTTTGATAAAAAAAGAGGGGCTTTATTCAAAATATTCATTGATTGCCCTTTAGAAATTTGTGAACAAAGAGATGTAAAAGGACTTTACAAAAAAGCAAGAACAGGAGCAATAAAAGAATTTACAGGAATTAGTAGTCCTTTTGAAAAACCCTCATCAAGTGAAGTAGATTTAATCATCGATAGTAGCAAACTTACAATCAATGAAAGTATAGTACTTATTTTAGATAAATTAGAAGAAAAAGGGTTTTTACAAAAAAAATACTTTACAAGCGCAATAAACAATGAGTAG
- a CDS encoding homoserine kinase: MKLPAIVGVPTDDTTQLMKKITAFAPATIANFNVGFDILGLSLGNMGDEITLTPNGTTENKILEIINGDNLPKEADKNCSSVVIRKMQEAQNEFIGVDIVLKKGFSSGSGLGSSSASSAAAAFGYNELIGKPYSTKELVAFAAEGERVACGSAHVDNVAPSLLGGIILSKGNKPSDILELPVLENLYAVTLYPHVKLNTSDSRRILKSTLSVATFSQQVGLMGAFVVSLYEKDYDLFSDSLQDLVIEPMRSLLIPKFKEMKQTALENKALAFGISGSGPSVFAMARGKENAEIIKNALEKIYQNVDISIQTYINPVCKGNGARIIL, encoded by the coding sequence ATGAAACTTCCTGCCATTGTCGGTGTTCCCACCGACGACACTACTCAACTTATGAAAAAAATAACAGCCTTTGCACCAGCCACGATAGCCAACTTCAATGTTGGTTTTGATATTTTAGGACTTTCTTTGGGAAATATGGGCGATGAAATTACGCTTACTCCAAACGGAACAACAGAAAATAAAATACTAGAAATTATAAATGGCGATAATTTGCCAAAAGAAGCTGATAAAAACTGTTCTTCTGTCGTAATTCGTAAGATGCAAGAAGCTCAAAATGAGTTTATTGGTGTCGATATTGTCTTGAAAAAAGGCTTTTCTTCTGGAAGTGGTTTGGGTTCTAGTAGCGCAAGTAGTGCAGCAGCAGCTTTTGGATATAATGAGCTTATCGGAAAGCCGTATTCTACAAAAGAATTAGTTGCTTTTGCTGCCGAAGGCGAACGTGTAGCCTGTGGCAGCGCACATGTAGATAATGTTGCGCCTTCGCTTTTGGGTGGAATTATTCTTTCAAAAGGAAACAAACCAAGTGATATTTTGGAACTTCCTGTTTTGGAAAACCTCTATGCTGTTACACTTTATCCACACGTAAAACTCAATACTTCTGATTCTCGTAGGATTTTGAAAAGTACACTTTCTGTTGCTACTTTTAGTCAGCAGGTCGGACTTATGGGAGCTTTTGTGGTTAGTTTGTATGAAAAAGATTATGATTTATTTTCGGATTCATTGCAAGATTTGGTTATTGAGCCGATGAGAAGTCTTTTGATTCCAAAATTCAAAGAAATGAAACAAACAGCTTTAGAAAACAAGGCTCTAGCTTTTGGGATTTCGGGTTCAGGTCCTTCTGTTTTTGCAATGGCAAGAGGAAAAGAAAATGCAGAAATTATCAAAAATGCCTTAGAAAAAATTTATCAAAACGTAGATATTTCGATTCAAACCTATATAAATCCTGTTTGTAAAGGAAATGGAGCAAGAATAATTTTGTAA
- a CDS encoding alpha/beta hydrolase-fold protein, whose amino-acid sequence MKNKMYSFSIVFVCLFIIGLSLPCFGQQTKPQHLRYELFEHKLFVVHNSSTNKTDSMAYRLLFPKNYDSTKKYPLVLFLHGAGERGDSSLTVKHIGAWALQEKNRENYECFVLVPQCEKKNKWVEVDWSADAHNQPKKMSKYMNLTVELLEELETELPIDSTKVYLTGLSMGGYGAWDLAARFPQKFAALVPICGGADEKTAHSLATMPTWVFHGALDRTVKPQRSRNMVKAIQKTGNKDIHYTEYPTVRHGSWKPAYEDEAMWKWLFDCTIGK is encoded by the coding sequence ATGAAAAATAAAATGTATTCTTTTTCTATTGTCTTTGTATGTCTGTTTATAATTGGCTTGTCATTACCTTGTTTTGGGCAACAAACAAAGCCTCAACATCTAAGATACGAACTTTTTGAACATAAGTTGTTCGTCGTGCATAATAGTTCTACCAATAAAACAGATTCAATGGCTTATCGTTTACTTTTTCCAAAAAATTATGATTCTACAAAGAAATATCCTTTAGTTTTGTTTCTTCATGGCGCAGGCGAACGTGGTGATAGTTCGCTTACAGTCAAGCATATAGGGGCGTGGGCATTGCAAGAAAAAAACAGAGAAAATTACGAATGTTTTGTGCTTGTTCCTCAATGTGAAAAGAAAAATAAATGGGTAGAAGTAGATTGGTCGGCAGATGCTCATAATCAACCCAAAAAAATGAGCAAATATATGAATCTGACTGTTGAGCTTTTGGAAGAATTAGAAACAGAATTACCAATCGATTCGACTAAAGTTTATCTTACAGGATTATCTATGGGAGGATATGGAGCTTGGGATTTGGCAGCTCGTTTTCCTCAAAAATTTGCTGCTCTTGTTCCAATTTGTGGAGGTGCAGATGAAAAAACAGCCCATTCTCTTGCAACTATGCCTACTTGGGTTTTTCATGGAGCATTAGACCGAACTGTAAAACCACAACGCAGCCGAAATATGGTAAAAGCTATACAAAAAACAGGAAACAAAGATATTCATTATACAGAATATCCAACAGTAAGACATGGAAGTTGGAAACCAGCTTATGAAGATGAAGCTATGTGGAAATGGCTTTTTGATTGTACCATTGGTAAGTAA